A genomic window from Pseudomonas argentinensis includes:
- a CDS encoding methyl-accepting chemotaxis protein produces the protein MNLRSFNIAPRAAFCFALITLLVMALGVFSLFKLGDLYDAEQEIENNWMASIQVTGEMQKDLLNIRLETLRMLAVVENTSHQAIDDSAAQSYRTALQQVLEQYDRHMVSSDVERGMFTRVNANAQAYLSGQQQIVELLRQSQLAKALELANGRVREAGSTLQQQLDELTAYNVQGAKQAGINANTIYQHGRTGVLVTIGIAVLLTVLLATLLTRSIAAPIREALQSAETIASGDLTRTVQVTGKDEASRLLAAQATMQKNLNDAIRQISDSSIQLAAAAEEMASVTEESTRNLQSQNAEIDQAATAVTQMSSAVDEVSRNASGASDASRESTVSANAGNQHVARTVSAIRNLSSNVMQASDQVQGLADQARDISKVLDVIRNVAEQTNLLALNAAIEAARAGDHGRGFAVVADEVRGLAHRTSASTQEIEQMIAAIQTGTDKAVQAMRGSSQEATNTLQVADDARVALEQIVDSIGMINERNLQIATASEEQAHVAREVDRNLVSIRDLSIQSASGANQTAAACSELAHLAQGLNSLVGRFKLSA, from the coding sequence ATGAACCTTCGCAGCTTCAATATCGCCCCCCGGGCTGCCTTCTGCTTCGCGCTCATCACCCTGCTGGTGATGGCGCTGGGCGTATTCTCGCTGTTCAAGCTCGGTGACCTCTACGACGCCGAACAGGAGATCGAAAACAACTGGATGGCGAGCATCCAGGTCACCGGCGAGATGCAGAAGGATCTGCTCAATATCCGCCTGGAAACCCTGAGAATGCTGGCCGTGGTGGAAAACACCAGCCATCAGGCGATCGATGACAGCGCCGCCCAGAGCTACCGTACCGCGCTGCAGCAGGTACTCGAGCAGTACGACCGGCACATGGTGTCCTCGGATGTGGAGCGCGGCATGTTCACCCGAGTCAACGCCAATGCCCAGGCCTATCTGAGCGGCCAGCAGCAGATCGTCGAGTTGCTGCGCCAGAGCCAGCTGGCCAAGGCACTGGAGCTGGCCAATGGCCGAGTGCGCGAGGCCGGCAGCACCCTGCAGCAGCAGCTCGATGAGCTGACCGCCTACAACGTGCAGGGTGCCAAGCAGGCCGGTATCAACGCCAATACCATCTACCAGCACGGCCGCACCGGGGTGCTGGTGACCATCGGCATCGCCGTGCTGCTGACCGTGCTGCTGGCGACCCTGCTGACCCGATCCATCGCCGCACCGATCCGCGAAGCCCTGCAGAGCGCCGAGACCATCGCCTCAGGCGACCTGACCCGTACCGTGCAGGTCACCGGCAAGGATGAGGCCTCGCGTCTGCTGGCGGCCCAGGCCACCATGCAGAAGAACCTCAACGATGCCATCCGCCAGATCAGCGATTCGTCCATTCAGTTGGCCGCCGCAGCCGAAGAGATGGCCTCGGTCACCGAGGAGAGCACCCGCAACCTGCAGAGCCAGAATGCCGAGATCGACCAGGCGGCCACCGCGGTGACGCAGATGAGTTCGGCGGTCGACGAGGTTTCGCGCAACGCCAGTGGTGCATCGGACGCTTCCCGCGAGTCGACGGTGTCGGCCAACGCCGGCAACCAGCACGTGGCGCGCACCGTGTCGGCCATTCGCAACCTGTCGAGCAACGTGATGCAGGCCTCCGACCAGGTGCAGGGGCTGGCCGACCAGGCCCGTGACATCAGCAAGGTGCTCGATGTGATCCGCAACGTGGCCGAACAGACCAACCTGCTGGCCCTCAACGCCGCGATCGAGGCGGCCCGCGCCGGCGACCATGGCCGCGGTTTCGCCGTGGTGGCCGATGAAGTGCGTGGCCTGGCCCATCGCACCTCGGCCTCGACCCAGGAAATCGAGCAGATGATCGCGGCGATCCAGACCGGTACCGACAAGGCCGTGCAGGCCATGCGCGGCAGCAGCCAGGAGGCCACCAACACCCTGCAGGTTGCCGACGACGCACGGGTGGCCCTGGAGCAGATCGTCGATTCCATCGGCATGATCAACGAACGCAATCTGCAGATCGCCACCGCCTCGGAAGAGCAGGCCCATGTGGCCCGCGAGGTGGACCGCAACCTGGTGAGCATTCGCGACCTGTCGATCCAGAGCGCCTCGGGTGCCAACCAGACCGCTGCGGCGTGCAGCGAACTGGCGCACCTGGCCCAGGGCCTCAATAGCCTGGTAGGGCGCTTCAAGCTCAGCGCCTGA
- the pgm gene encoding phosphoglucomutase (alpha-D-glucose-1,6-bisphosphate-dependent), whose translation MSIHSNAGLLPDEHSLVNLPRLVARYYSERPDPSDPAQQVAFGTSGHRGSSLKNSFNEWHILAVTQAICDYRRGQGIDGPLYIGMDSHALSEPAFVSALEVLAANRIETRIDAGCSETNGEPGYTPTPAISKAILDYNKGRSSGLADGIVITPSHNPPADGGFKYNATNGGPADTGVTKWIQERANALLAAGLNGVQRIDYASALKAPTTQRHDFIEQYVGDLEQVLDLQAIRGSGLKFAVDPLGGAGVHYWTRIAERFGLPLEVLSTRIDPTFRFMRLDWDGKIRMDCSSPHAMAGLIENKDRFDVSFACDTDHDRHGIVARSVGLLNPNHYLAVAIEYLFTHRPQWAAQAAIGKTLVSSSMIDRVAKGISRDVVEVPVGFKWFVDGLIDGRFGFGGEESAGASFLRKDGSAWSTDKDGIILGLLAAEITAVTGKDPGERYQALTERFGAPVYQRIDAPADREQKARLGKLSASQVTASELAGQPITAILTEAPGNGAAIGGLKVVTANGWFAARPSGTEDVYKIYAESFEGDAHLKRIQSEAKALVDSVLAG comes from the coding sequence ATGAGCATTCACAGCAACGCGGGGCTCCTTCCCGACGAGCACAGCCTGGTCAACCTGCCCCGTCTGGTAGCGCGCTATTACAGCGAACGCCCGGACCCGAGCGACCCGGCTCAGCAGGTGGCCTTCGGCACCTCGGGCCACCGCGGTTCTTCCCTGAAGAACAGCTTCAACGAATGGCACATCCTCGCCGTGACCCAGGCGATCTGCGACTACCGCCGTGGCCAGGGCATCGACGGTCCGCTGTACATCGGCATGGACAGCCATGCGCTGTCCGAACCCGCCTTCGTATCCGCCCTGGAAGTACTGGCCGCCAACCGCATCGAGACCCGTATCGATGCCGGTTGCAGCGAAACCAATGGCGAGCCGGGCTATACCCCGACCCCGGCGATCTCCAAGGCGATTCTCGATTACAACAAGGGCCGCAGCAGCGGCCTGGCCGACGGCATCGTGATCACCCCGTCGCACAATCCGCCGGCCGATGGCGGCTTCAAATACAACGCGACCAACGGCGGCCCGGCCGACACCGGCGTGACCAAGTGGATCCAGGAGCGCGCCAACGCGTTGCTGGCAGCTGGCCTGAACGGCGTGCAGCGCATCGACTACGCCAGCGCCCTGAAAGCCCCTACCACCCAACGTCATGATTTCATCGAGCAGTACGTCGGCGATCTGGAGCAGGTACTCGACCTGCAGGCGATCCGCGGCTCGGGCCTGAAGTTCGCGGTCGATCCGCTGGGCGGCGCCGGCGTGCACTACTGGACGCGCATCGCCGAGCGTTTCGGCCTGCCGCTGGAGGTGCTGTCGACGCGCATCGATCCGACCTTCCGCTTCATGCGCCTCGACTGGGACGGCAAGATCCGCATGGACTGCAGCTCGCCCCACGCCATGGCCGGGCTGATCGAGAACAAGGATCGCTTCGACGTGTCCTTCGCCTGCGACACCGACCATGACCGCCACGGTATCGTCGCCCGCTCGGTAGGCCTGCTCAACCCCAACCACTACCTCGCGGTGGCCATCGAATACCTGTTCACCCACCGTCCGCAGTGGGCGGCCCAGGCCGCCATCGGCAAGACCCTGGTGTCGTCGTCGATGATCGACCGCGTGGCCAAGGGCATCAGCCGCGACGTGGTGGAAGTGCCGGTGGGCTTCAAGTGGTTCGTCGATGGCCTGATCGACGGCCGCTTCGGCTTTGGCGGTGAAGAATCGGCCGGTGCCTCGTTCCTGCGCAAGGACGGCAGCGCCTGGTCCACCGACAAGGACGGCATCATCCTCGGCCTGCTGGCGGCGGAAATCACCGCGGTGACCGGCAAGGACCCGGGCGAGCGCTACCAGGCGCTGACCGAGCGCTTCGGCGCACCGGTGTACCAGCGTATCGACGCCCCGGCAGACCGCGAGCAGAAGGCCCGCCTGGGCAAGCTGTCGGCGTCCCAGGTGACCGCCAGCGAGCTGGCCGGCCAGCCGATCACCGCCATCCTGACCGAGGCGCCAGGCAACGGCGCGGCCATCGGCGGGCTCAAGGTGGTGACCGCCAACGGCTGGTTTGCCGCGCGTCCGTCCGGCACCGAAGACGTTTACAAGATCTACGCGGAAAGCTTCGAGGGCGATGCCCACCTCAAGCGCATCCAGAGCGAAGCCAAGGCCCTGGTCGACAGCGTGCTGGCCGGCTGA
- a CDS encoding NAD(P)/FAD-dependent oxidoreductase, translated as MRYDAIIVGGSYAGLSAGLQLARARRRVLVIDAGMRRNRFASHSHGFLGQDGRAPEDIAADGRAELMDYPNVTWQVGEATEVQRDSDGFLVTLRGGQEMATRRLILAGGVRDELPAIEGLAERWGRHVFHCPYCHGYELDQGRIGVLAVSPLSIHHAMMLPDWGSTTFFLNGAFLPDAEQLEQLARRGVVVEPDRVRSIGGERVEINLADGRSVALDGLFVMPRTHQGNSLATQLGCTLLEGPMGLYLQTGETQETTVPGVFACGDAALAAGSVALAVGSGARAGAGAHQSLIFR; from the coding sequence ATGCGTTATGACGCAATCATCGTCGGCGGCAGCTATGCCGGCTTGTCTGCTGGCCTGCAGCTGGCCCGTGCCCGACGACGTGTGCTGGTGATCGACGCCGGTATGCGGCGTAACCGCTTCGCCAGCCATTCCCACGGCTTTCTTGGCCAGGACGGGCGCGCCCCCGAGGACATCGCCGCCGACGGCCGTGCCGAGCTGATGGACTATCCCAACGTCACCTGGCAAGTGGGCGAGGCCACCGAGGTGCAGCGTGACAGCGACGGCTTCCTGGTGACGCTGCGTGGCGGCCAGGAGATGGCCACCCGGCGGCTGATCCTGGCCGGCGGGGTGCGCGACGAACTGCCCGCCATCGAGGGGCTGGCCGAGCGCTGGGGGCGTCACGTGTTTCACTGTCCGTACTGCCATGGCTACGAGCTGGATCAGGGGCGCATCGGTGTGCTGGCCGTCTCGCCCCTATCGATTCACCACGCCATGATGCTGCCGGACTGGGGCAGCACCACCTTCTTTCTCAACGGCGCCTTCTTGCCCGATGCCGAGCAGCTCGAACAGTTGGCGCGCCGTGGCGTGGTGGTCGAGCCGGACCGCGTGCGGTCGATCGGTGGCGAGCGCGTCGAGATCAACCTGGCCGACGGCCGGAGCGTGGCGCTGGACGGCCTTTTCGTGATGCCGCGTACACACCAGGGCAACTCGTTGGCCACGCAACTTGGCTGCACCTTGCTGGAAGGGCCGATGGGGCTTTACCTGCAAACCGGCGAAACCCAGGAAACCACCGTGCCCGGCGTCTTCGCCTGTGGCGATGCGGCCCTGGCCGCCGGCTCGGTGGCGCTCGCCGTGGGCTCGGGGGCGAGGGCAGGGGCGGGGGCTCACCAGTCGCTGATCTTTCGCTAG
- the treS gene encoding maltose alpha-D-glucosyltransferase, with product MADEQQINWLVEQSMLHAARQRMRLYSGQARLWQQPYALARPRSVTAVASVWLAVYPASIITSPDGSVLQALGDERLWSALSELGVQGIHTGPLRRSGGLQGREYTPTVDGNFDRISLEIDPRFGSEEQLVHLSRVAAAHNAVTIDDSIPSHTGKGADFRLAEMAYGDYPGLYHMVEIAEADWELLPPLPEGRDSVNLSPATVDALRDKHYIVGQLQRVIFFEPGVKETDWSATGEITGVDGKVRRWVYLHYFKEGQPSLNWLDPTFAAQQLVTGESLHAIDVIGSRVLRLDANGFLGVERRSQGNAWSESHPLSLTGNQLLAGMIRKAGAFSFQELNLTLDDIAAMSQGGADLSYDFITRPAYQHALLTGEVEFLRLMLQQMHDFGIDPASLIHALQNHDELTLELVHFWTLHANDTYVFRGQSLPGSILREHIRGEMYERLTGEHAPYNLKFVTNGVACTTVSIITAALGIRDLSTITEADIEQIRRVHLLLLMFNAMQPGVVALSGWDLVGALPLEAEQVAELIADGDTRWINRGGYDLVDLDPEALLSAEGLPRSRQLYGSLAEQLQDPRSFASQARRLFAARRSHGVASSRQIAVPVTQHPALLIMVHELPAGRGIQVTALNFGAEPLSEVITLEHVEPGPVVDIIHERLLGDLSAEGELHIQLEPYEGLALRIASMAPGIAPVDG from the coding sequence ATGGCAGATGAACAACAGATCAACTGGCTGGTCGAGCAGTCCATGCTGCACGCCGCCCGCCAGCGCATGCGCCTGTATTCGGGCCAGGCCCGCTTGTGGCAGCAACCCTATGCATTGGCCCGGCCACGCAGCGTTACCGCGGTAGCCTCGGTGTGGCTGGCGGTCTATCCGGCCTCGATCATCACCTCGCCCGATGGCTCGGTGCTGCAGGCGCTCGGCGACGAACGCCTGTGGTCGGCGCTCTCCGAACTGGGCGTACAGGGTATCCACACCGGGCCGCTGCGCCGCTCGGGTGGATTGCAGGGGCGTGAATACACGCCCACCGTCGACGGCAATTTCGACCGCATCAGCCTGGAGATCGACCCACGCTTCGGCAGCGAGGAACAGCTGGTGCACCTGAGCCGGGTGGCCGCCGCGCACAATGCGGTGACCATCGACGACTCGATCCCTTCGCACACCGGCAAGGGGGCGGATTTCCGCCTGGCGGAAATGGCCTATGGCGACTATCCCGGCCTCTATCACATGGTGGAGATCGCCGAGGCCGACTGGGAGCTGCTACCACCGCTGCCCGAGGGCCGTGACTCGGTGAACCTGTCGCCGGCCACCGTCGATGCCCTGCGTGACAAGCACTACATCGTTGGCCAGCTGCAGCGGGTGATCTTCTTCGAACCCGGCGTCAAGGAAACCGACTGGAGCGCCACCGGCGAGATCACCGGGGTCGATGGCAAGGTGCGGCGCTGGGTGTACCTGCACTACTTCAAGGAAGGCCAGCCGTCCCTGAACTGGCTGGACCCGACCTTCGCCGCCCAGCAACTGGTTACCGGTGAGTCGCTGCACGCCATCGACGTGATCGGCTCGCGGGTGCTGCGCCTGGATGCCAACGGTTTTCTCGGCGTGGAGCGACGCAGCCAGGGCAATGCCTGGTCGGAGAGCCACCCGCTGTCGCTGACCGGCAACCAGCTGCTCGCCGGGATGATTCGCAAGGCCGGTGCGTTCAGCTTCCAGGAGCTCAACCTGACCCTGGACGACATTGCCGCCATGTCCCAGGGCGGCGCCGACCTGTCCTACGACTTCATCACCCGGCCGGCCTACCAGCACGCCTTGCTTACCGGCGAGGTGGAGTTCCTGCGCCTGATGCTGCAGCAGATGCACGACTTCGGCATCGACCCGGCGTCGCTGATCCATGCCTTGCAGAACCATGACGAGCTGACCCTCGAACTGGTGCACTTCTGGACCCTGCACGCCAACGACACCTATGTGTTCCGCGGCCAGAGCCTGCCGGGCAGCATCCTGCGCGAGCACATTCGCGGCGAGATGTACGAGCGCCTGACCGGCGAACACGCGCCCTACAACCTGAAGTTCGTCACCAACGGCGTGGCCTGCACCACGGTGAGCATCATCACCGCGGCACTGGGCATTCGCGACCTGAGCACCATTACCGAGGCCGATATCGAGCAGATCCGCCGCGTGCACCTGCTCCTGCTGATGTTCAACGCCATGCAGCCCGGCGTAGTCGCGCTGTCGGGCTGGGACCTGGTCGGCGCCTTGCCCCTGGAGGCCGAGCAGGTGGCCGAGCTGATCGCCGACGGCGACACCCGTTGGATCAACCGCGGCGGCTATGACCTGGTCGATCTCGACCCCGAGGCGCTACTATCCGCCGAAGGCCTGCCGCGTTCGCGCCAGCTCTACGGCAGCCTCGCCGAGCAGCTGCAGGACCCGCGGTCGTTCGCCTCCCAGGCGCGCCGGCTGTTCGCGGCGCGGCGCTCCCACGGCGTGGCCTCCAGCCGGCAGATCGCCGTACCGGTCACCCAGCACCCGGCGCTGTTGATCATGGTGCACGAGCTGCCAGCCGGTCGCGGCATCCAGGTCACGGCGCTGAACTTCGGTGCCGAACCGCTCAGCGAGGTGATCACCCTGGAGCACGTCGAGCCGGGGCCGGTGGTGGACATCATCCACGAGCGGCTGCTGGGCGATCTGTCCGCCGAGGGTGAGCTGCATATCCAGCTCGAGCCTTATGAAGGGCTGGCGTTGCGTATCGCCAGCATGGCGCCTGGTATCGCGCCAGTGGATGGCTGA
- the pstA gene encoding phosphate ABC transporter permease PstA, which produces MTDLTAPSTEMPSLQRRFEGRALRSLMLTGVVWLVALLASVPLLSVLYMLITRGGARLSLEVFTELPPTGFETGGGFGNAMAGTFVMVGIAAAIAVPVGIMAAIFLAELGPHSRLANAARFAAKMLTGLPSILAGVFAYALVVITTGTYSAPAGGVALAVLMLPIVVLTAEEAMKMVPKVMKDAAYGMGCTRSQVVWKIILPTGLPAILTGVMLAVARAAGETAPLLFTALFSNYWIYHNGELAVMNPTASLAVLIYNFSGMPFDNQLELAWAASLVLVLIVLMVNVISRIFGKPKY; this is translated from the coding sequence ATGACTGACCTGACTGCTCCTTCCACCGAAATGCCAAGCCTGCAGCGCCGCTTCGAGGGCCGCGCGCTGCGCAGCCTGATGTTGACCGGTGTGGTCTGGCTCGTTGCGTTGCTGGCCAGTGTGCCGCTGCTCTCCGTGCTCTACATGTTGATTACCCGTGGCGGCGCGCGCCTCAGCCTGGAAGTGTTCACCGAACTGCCACCGACTGGTTTCGAGACCGGTGGCGGCTTTGGTAACGCCATGGCGGGCACCTTCGTGATGGTCGGCATCGCGGCTGCCATCGCCGTGCCGGTCGGCATAATGGCGGCGATTTTCCTGGCCGAGCTGGGGCCCCATAGCAGGCTCGCCAATGCCGCGCGCTTCGCTGCCAAGATGCTCACCGGGCTGCCATCCATTCTCGCCGGGGTCTTCGCCTACGCACTGGTGGTCATCACCACCGGCACCTATTCGGCACCGGCCGGCGGCGTGGCACTGGCGGTATTGATGCTACCCATCGTCGTGCTGACCGCCGAAGAGGCGATGAAGATGGTGCCCAAGGTCATGAAGGACGCTGCCTACGGTATGGGCTGCACCCGCTCCCAGGTGGTCTGGAAGATCATTCTGCCGACCGGCCTGCCGGCGATCCTGACTGGCGTGATGCTGGCTGTGGCCCGCGCCGCTGGCGAAACCGCGCCGCTACTGTTTACCGCGCTGTTCAGCAACTACTGGATCTATCACAACGGTGAGCTGGCCGTGATGAATCCCACGGCATCGCTTGCCGTACTCATCTACAACTTCTCCGGCATGCCGTTCGACAATCAGCTTGAGCTCGCCTGGGCCGCTTCGCTGGTCCTGGTGTTGATCGTGCTCATGGTGAATGTCATCAGCCGTATTTTCGGCAAGCCCAAGTATTGA
- a CDS encoding c-type cytochrome — translation MPRSMNQCGRWGILAAPSVAIISVPMTAFLTIPLPCSRVIRHGLLIVAVLFAGAACAEADITAGEALFKRVCGNCHNVGPGARAAFGPQLNGIFGRHAGATGDYRYSLAMQQANLVWDHDTLSAFIKDSDSVVPGNKMRFWGIGDQEKIDNLLLYLKAQQDH, via the coding sequence GTGCCCAGATCAATGAATCAGTGCGGGCGCTGGGGCATACTGGCGGCCCCCTCCGTAGCGATTATCAGCGTACCAATGACCGCTTTTCTCACGATCCCACTGCCGTGCAGCCGCGTTATCCGTCACGGCCTGCTCATCGTCGCCGTACTGTTCGCTGGGGCGGCCTGTGCCGAGGCCGATATTACCGCCGGTGAGGCGCTGTTCAAGCGCGTCTGTGGCAACTGCCATAACGTCGGGCCGGGCGCCCGCGCAGCCTTCGGCCCGCAGCTCAACGGGATTTTCGGCCGGCACGCCGGCGCCACCGGGGACTACAGGTATTCGCTTGCCATGCAGCAGGCGAACCTGGTGTGGGATCACGACACCCTGAGCGCCTTCATTAAGGATTCCGACAGCGTGGTGCCCGGCAACAAGATGCGCTTCTGGGGCATTGGCGATCAGGAGAAGATCGACAACCTGCTGCTTTACCTTAAAGCCCAGCAGGATCACTGA
- a CDS encoding Rrf2 family transcriptional regulator has protein sequence MRNDTRLSRMLHVLIHMDRHGQRTTSETIARMLETNPVVVRRTMGLLRDKGYVSSDKGHNGGWSLARPLAEITLLDIHQALGSQSIFSIGLATDNPTCLVEQAVNHALGQAFDEAQALLLQRLASISVASLAEDFDARYRALEAPCKNL, from the coding sequence ATGAGAAACGACACCCGGCTATCGCGCATGTTGCACGTGCTGATTCATATGGATCGCCACGGCCAGCGCACCACCTCGGAGACCATCGCGCGCATGCTGGAAACCAACCCGGTGGTGGTGCGGCGCACCATGGGCCTCTTGCGTGACAAGGGTTACGTGAGCTCCGACAAGGGCCATAACGGCGGCTGGTCACTGGCCAGGCCGCTGGCCGAGATCACCCTGCTGGACATTCATCAGGCCCTGGGTTCGCAGTCGATCTTCAGCATCGGTCTGGCGACCGATAACCCCACCTGCCTGGTCGAGCAGGCCGTCAACCACGCCCTCGGGCAGGCCTTCGACGAAGCCCAGGCGCTACTCTTGCAGCGCTTGGCATCGATCAGCGTGGCCTCCCTGGCCGAGGACTTCGACGCGCGCTACCGGGCCCTCGAGGCTCCTTGCAAGAACCTCTGA
- the pstC gene encoding phosphate ABC transporter permease subunit PstC: MTSPFLVPDNPDSACRPPSRKDLLVDRTFRALARVGVVLILAVVFALVFEVGSKALPGMQEYGFDVLFGTVWDVNQNKYGILPAIWGTLYSAFIALLIAGFFGISMAIFLTQDFLPAKLAAVFRTIVELLAAIPSVVYGLWGIYVVIPAIRPLTTWLHAELSWIPFFGSSLSGPGLLPAALVLAIMILPTIAAVSQDALSSVPMKTKQAAYGMGTTHWEAILKVMVPSAATGIFGSLVLGLGRALGETMALAMLVGNANNISLSLFAPANTLAALLALNFPEAGPREVEVLMYAALVLMLITLIVNIIGSMLMVYAQRGNK; encoded by the coding sequence ATGACCAGCCCTTTCCTTGTACCAGACAATCCTGACTCTGCGTGTCGGCCTCCTTCCAGGAAGGATCTTCTGGTCGACCGCACCTTCCGCGCACTCGCCCGAGTGGGCGTGGTTCTGATTCTGGCCGTGGTCTTCGCTCTGGTATTCGAAGTCGGGAGCAAGGCGCTTCCCGGCATGCAGGAATATGGATTCGATGTACTGTTTGGCACCGTCTGGGATGTCAATCAGAACAAGTACGGCATCCTGCCCGCCATCTGGGGCACGCTGTACAGCGCCTTTATCGCCCTGTTGATCGCCGGTTTCTTCGGCATCAGCATGGCTATCTTCCTGACCCAGGATTTTCTGCCTGCCAAGCTCGCTGCGGTGTTTCGCACCATCGTCGAGCTGCTGGCGGCCATCCCCAGCGTCGTTTACGGCCTGTGGGGCATCTACGTGGTGATCCCGGCCATCCGGCCGCTGACCACCTGGCTGCATGCCGAACTCAGCTGGATCCCTTTTTTCGGCTCTTCCCTGAGCGGCCCGGGGCTACTGCCTGCCGCGCTGGTGCTGGCGATCATGATTCTGCCGACCATTGCAGCGGTGTCCCAGGATGCGCTTTCCAGCGTACCGATGAAGACCAAGCAGGCCGCCTACGGCATGGGCACCACCCATTGGGAAGCGATTCTCAAGGTGATGGTGCCGTCTGCCGCGACCGGCATCTTTGGCTCTCTGGTGCTGGGCCTTGGCCGCGCGCTGGGTGAAACCATGGCGCTGGCCATGCTGGTCGGTAACGCCAACAACATTTCCCTGTCGCTGTTCGCGCCGGCCAACACCCTGGCGGCGCTGCTGGCCCTGAACTTCCCGGAAGCAGGGCCGCGCGAGGTCGAGGTGCTGATGTACGCCGCACTGGTGCTGATGCTGATCACCCTGATCGTCAACATCATCGGCTCGATGCTGATGGTCTACGCCCAGCGGGGCAATAAATGA
- the pstB gene encoding phosphate ABC transporter ATP-binding protein PstB: MDCKLDKIFYGNFLAVRDSHVPIEKNKITGFIGPSGCGKSTVLRSLNRMNDLVKGFRFEGHVHFLGQDVYGKGVDPVVVRRYIGMVFQQPNPFSMSIFDNVAFGLRLNRYKGDLGDRVKHALQGAALWDEVKDKLKVSGLSLSGGQQQRLCIARAIATEPEVLLLDEPCSALDPIATRRVEELMIELKKDYTIALVTHNMQQAIRVADTTAFFSVDISQGTRTGYLVEMGATDQIFGNPREKMTEDYISGKFS, encoded by the coding sequence ATGGACTGCAAGCTGGACAAGATTTTCTACGGTAACTTCCTGGCCGTGCGCGACAGCCACGTGCCGATCGAGAAGAACAAGATCACCGGCTTCATCGGCCCGTCCGGTTGCGGCAAGAGTACCGTGCTGCGCAGTCTCAACCGCATGAACGATCTGGTCAAAGGCTTCCGCTTCGAGGGCCATGTGCACTTTCTCGGCCAGGACGTCTACGGCAAGGGCGTCGATCCCGTGGTGGTGCGTCGCTACATCGGCATGGTGTTCCAGCAGCCCAACCCGTTCTCGATGAGCATCTTCGACAACGTCGCCTTCGGCCTGCGGCTCAATCGCTACAAGGGTGACCTGGGCGACCGCGTCAAGCACGCCCTGCAAGGCGCTGCGCTGTGGGATGAAGTCAAGGACAAACTCAAGGTCAGCGGCCTGTCGCTGTCCGGCGGCCAGCAGCAGCGTCTGTGTATCGCCCGCGCCATTGCCACCGAGCCGGAAGTGCTGCTGCTCGACGAACCCTGCTCGGCGCTCGACCCGATCGCCACGCGCCGGGTCGAAGAGCTGATGATCGAGTTGAAGAAGGACTACACCATCGCCCTGGTCACCCACAACATGCAGCAAGCCATCCGTGTGGCCGATACCACCGCGTTCTTCTCGGTGGACATCTCTCAGGGCACCCGCACGGGCTATCTGGTCGAGATGGGCGCAACGGACCAGATCTTCGGCAATCCCCGAGAGAAAATGACCGAGGACTACATAAGCGGCAAGTTCAGCTAA